In Mixophyes fleayi isolate aMixFle1 chromosome 4, aMixFle1.hap1, whole genome shotgun sequence, the following proteins share a genomic window:
- the ANGPTL8 gene encoding angiopoietin-like protein 8, whose translation MLVLLLLALPLCLGDEQTKPALQEEVDVLVYGTLQLGQAMRDTYSSTAKKLHRIVGKQGQQEQTIGRLQEKISKARQERRRLYKEVGRLQREDHERRTTSNRIEGDLQEIRRGYVELQRRIHDLEKGVQVQEGIIPGLKDRVDQHGLILQVLNQEHMRQEKQMTKQKEQLIYILKRASAIGRR comes from the exons ATGCTTGTCCTGCTCCTCCTGGCACTGCCACTCTGCCTGGGAGATGAGCAGACGAAGCCAGCCCTGCAGGAAGAGGTGGACGTGCTGGTGTATGGGACGCTGCAACTGGGGCAGGCGATGAGAGACACTTACAGCTCCACCGCTAAGAAACTGCACAGGATTGTGGGTAAGCAAGGCCAGCAAGAGCAGACCATTGGGAGGCTGCAGGAGAAGATTTCAAAGGCAAGACAAGAGAGGAGGCGGCTCTATAAGGAGGTCGGGAGGCTCCAG AGAGAAGACCATGAGAGGAGGACTACCTCCAACAGGATAGAGGGAGATCTGCAGGAGATCCGGAGGGGGTATGTGGAGCTTCAGAGAAGGATTCATGATCTGGAGAAAGGAGTGCAAGTACAGGAAGGAATTatccctggtctgaag GATCGAGTTGACCAGCATGGCCTAATACTCCAAGTGCTCAATCAGGAACACATGCGGCAGGAGAAGCAAATGACAAAGCAGAAGGAACAACTGATATATATCCTGAAACGC GCTTCTGCTATTGGTCGGAGGTGA